The following nucleotide sequence is from Sparus aurata chromosome 22, fSpaAur1.1, whole genome shotgun sequence.
GAGAAGCAGTACAGTACCTACATTCATGTGACCAGATGAGCCAGACGCCATCACTAAACTTCAGTTAGCACATAACTCTAAACGCTGAGAATTCACACTTGTTGAATAACGACAGAGTAAGATAAATCAAGGGACAATGACGGAGCCGCCTCCACAGTTCATGTGGATGATGACGAAATTCTTTGCATGTATACATAGTGTGTAGCTCGATCAGGAGAGGCTGTGTCCTTGCGCAGTGGACCAAAGTTGCTAATTAGCATGCATTTTAGCAGCATATTTGTTCATTATCAGTCATTAGAAAGCACTCAGTAACTATAATGgtactcagtagagtgcatacctccaccaaggtcCAGCAGTCCACATTCGTACTCACTCATAAACACAAGCCACCGAAAGGATCCGTGCATGtctccctgagaaattaacccCAAAAAAGGTTAAAATCGACCTgtatgttaaagaaagtgagaaaaaaaatatcctgaCAGCCATGAGTTTATCTGGATCAGAACCAAAAGTcagtggggtctattctgggccgagacctgTCCTCCATCCGAGCTATGTGGGTGTCCTCTGgtagtttttatgtaatcctgctgacaaaccaaacaagGAACAGACATGGGTGAACACAAAACCTCCCTGTGGTCCATTCGTAACAAAACTACAAGTGTGCCTATCGTCCTAAAAACTCAAAATCAAGTCTATTTAATTCAGAATATGTTCCACATGTTCTAGAATATCACAGCATTGATTTACAGAATACcataatgtcacattttatggAAACTCAACTGAGACATTTAAAGATAAGATGGCAGAATGGAACAGCTCTTTAGTTTAACGCTGGGAATTAAATATAGCTTAAATAGCTTCATGTCCCACAATTAAACGTCTGCTGGCTTCTTATATTTGtgtcaaataaaatgtgaatttaggatatttaaatgtaatatagGATATTGAGATTTGAGCCCCTCTTGCACAGGACTCCTGTTACATCGGGACCTGATTTGATTTAGAAAATTACCTcctcatgtttgtgtttcctgtggTGTGGAATAAGCAAAGtgtttactgacattatctccTGATGTAATATTATCACTGGGGAAAAATATGGAAACAAACCACCATCTTGTCTTGTCGaactaattaaaacaaaaatgagccAAATTCATGCTTCTTAATTTGGTGGCTGCTGATGTGTTTGGTGCCTTGTGGAAAACATGTCAGCTAAAATTCTTCTTGTttcttattgattattaaatgaTTCTTTCTTGTTGTCCACAAAGATGCTACATAAAGCTTAAAACATCAGAAACCGAAGGGGTTCAGAAGGGTAATCAGAGTAACAGAGCACTTTGGAAGTGTCAGCCGAGTCGATGAAGGCCTCTTAAGACGTCTAATGAAGCGAGGCCTAAAGTTCATGTTTAATGGACCCGACGTTTTCACCACGTCTGAGCGGTCAGTCGATGTTCTGAAGGAGTGCAGTCCTGCACCGCTCCTGCCTTTGTCACTCCGTTTCTCCCTTTGGTCTAGATACAAGGCGAGCGTTGGCCTAGTTAACTTCAAAAATAATCCACTAAACCAGGCCAGTGCTTCCTGATTCACATCCCCTTTGTTCATTTGGGTAATTGAAACAGACCCAAGATCGCGATAAGGAGCCGCCGCGCCACAATCATGCCTCAGAGTTTAATCTGAAAATGCCTCATTCCAAAAACATTAGTAACAGAGGAAGAGGGCGTGCGTGGATCTCATATCAGTCTGATAAATGAGAAAACGGCCGTTAAAATCAGTGCAGAAAGTCGCCAAAATGACTTCTTAACCAGATTCTTCTCTGACTCTTGTTCGTGTTGTTTCTCTTTTGGCAGGTATGCTGCAGAATGGGAAGAAGTTTGACTCCTCTCGAGACAGGAACAAGCCCTTTAAGTTCAAACTCGGGAAGAGCGAGGTCATTAAGGGCTGGGAGGAAGGAgtaggacaggtgagaggagctCATTACATCACTTggctaaattaaatgtagtaACACCTTTTCCTGCTATAATTAATACACATCTGTTCTGTGAAAAAGACCTTCGATGAAGTATGCACATACTcagttgtgttttcctttttcctcctgtGCTTCAGATGAGCCTCGGCCAGAGGGCGAAAATCACCTGCACGCCAGATATGGCTTATGGAGCGACAGGCCACCCTGGGGTCATCCCTCCAAATGCCACTCTTATATTCGATGTGGAACTGCTTAAGATAGAGTGATGCCCGGGGCTAAATGCAAAGGTTAATGGTTAATGAAGCTGCATTCTCGCCACAACCTGTTTCCACAGGGAGACCATACTCCGGCCTGCTGCCTCCCACCATCCACCCACTCTTGTTCTTCTTTATGATTTCTACAGTCATCTTTAGTTCAGTATTTAAACGTATTCTACTGCTGCTTTGTTGCCATCTCGTCATTATAGAAACTGCAAGGAAGTTTTCACATGGAgctttttggtttattttccacacacagacacacaacaagtTTGGGTTTTTCCTCCTGTAAGTCAGaggtgctgtttttgtttgatttcatttaaaagttgtacattttgtttaaaaaaaaagacaaaaaacgaGGAAATCAGTCATCTGATGAAAAGCCGTACTACATTGCAATCAAGATATACTACTGCCTTACAGTTTTAACAACAGCGGGAGGGTACATATGATGAAAAAGTACATAACTTCTGCTCTGTATCACAACTGGGCATTAAATACCACTGTCTGCATTGCCACTTTGATAAAAGGTTTGTCCTGCTGAATGCTCTGAATGATGTTGCTATATTTAGTATATTTTATATCCCTCATTAAACATTTACTGCAAGTGTACCCTATCCAGTCGAACGCGATCCAGTACTATACAGAACTCTGTAAGAGCCATTGCTACTATGACAGTTTATCGACCAAGtctacaataaaaaataaatggcaTGTACTGTGTTGACACATCTCCGTCCTGTCTGTGTGATTTGTGAGTGAGTGACAATTGAAAAGGCTGCTGATTGAGTTGCAAGTTGTTTGACAGCACATCTGACAGGAGGCTTCTGCAGCAACATCGCCCCCTTGTTGCCAATTTTAGTTAAAATAAATGCACACAAGCGCAGTAAACTGGCATAATCTTGCCTTGTTTGTAGCACAAATTATGCAAATTTAAATATGTAGCGTGGCTATAAGTATTGAtcattaaaaaagtgaaaaattacCCAATTTAAGAACGATAATGTGACTTTACTAACATTTGCTGGTGTCGCTTATCTCCACCACATTCAACAAGCTTGAATATGACATTTACTTCCGGTGTCTCGGGGTCAAAGGTTAGCCGTTGACGGAGGCACGCGATTGGCTGACTGGCAATGTTATGAAACTTCATTGGACGGACGCACACACGCCTTTCGTCTCTCTGAAAGAGCACAACAGACGACAAGGTCAGAAATTTATCTCAAAAATATGTAGAAATAGGTGCCGTGAAGTGTATTTACGTGCCTACAGTACGTCTCGTGTTAGCGCTCGTCCCTGCGGCTCGTTAAACAAAAGCTAACGGTTCAAGCTAGGTTATTTAGCAGGTTAGCTAAAGTGCTCAGCAGCTGTGACGTTAGCTTACTTGAAATTAACATTATGTCAACATTAACATCAACGTGTTGCGGTTTTACTACCCACTGTTTTATGTAtcttattccttttttttaatggaaaagcAGATGCTATCTGGCTGAAGCGGTCAGCTCGTCCGcaatgctaagctagctaatgttaacgtAACATCAATGTCACCTGTCAAGAGGAAATATCTGAAGCTAGCTGCTGGCTACGTAGAGTTCAACATGCCCAGACCTGTGTTAATCATTTCAGAGTTTGACTGACAGAGCAGGACTGATATGAAGTGCCAGCTTTACATTATTACTAAATATCAGTTGGCATTTGAGCATGATATACTTTGTTAGCGTGTGTTATTTTACTGGTTTGCCTTGCTAATGCAGTGCAATGGCCGTTAATCATCCACCAAAACAAAGTAACTGTCGAAGTTCAGCaagcaggaaacaggaaacttAACACTTCATAAAAGATGAAACTGGGATGCGTGATTAGTGTGAAGTCCATGTGTGCTGGCATCACCTGCTAAATGTAGTAGCATGTGATCATTATTAGTGTTCTCACCACCTCATGTCTGTCCCTCATTTCTCCCTCAGGTGATCCATGTGCATCTGAAGTCTACAAGTAAGCATGCTGACTGCACAGAGGGCATGTGCAGCGATGGCTGCCCGGCACCTGGTTCGAGCTTCTGTctcctcagcacacacacagcgctgtCTGATCCACACATCCATACCGTGTCAGGACCAGGCTGAGCTGCTCCCTGAGTGGGTCAGCCTGGCGAAGAAGCAGCTGAAGGGGAAGAACCCAGAAGATCTGATCTGGCGCACGCCCGAGGGGATCAACATCAAGCCCGTGTACACCCAAGCAGACTCAGCTGGCAGGCCAGATGAACTGCCAGGAGTGTTTCCATACACTAGAGGGCCCTATCCCACCATGTACACCTACAGACCTTGGACTATCAGGCAGTATGCTGGCTTCAGCACCGTGGAGGAGAGCAACAAGTTTTATAAAGATAACATTAAAGGTACATCTATAAGTTGAAACATTGTATTTGCAAACTTACGTGTGAAAATCATCCTCAAGGGTCAACTGGGTCATTACTCAAACATCTGTGCCACTTCAGATCTATTGTGTACATATCACATTAAGGCAGAACTTGGGTTttgtttaacacatttttggacaACATGTGCCCATGAGAAATCTAAATTCTATACATTAAGTTACTGGTAATTGGCTGTTACATCCCCAAGAAGATGGAAGTTGAGTTTACAGTAGCTGGCTCTGTTCTAGTGCAGATTTTAGAGATTGTTACTCCCTGTGATTTGCACTGAAAGACCAGAGGCTACGTTTTGATTACCAAGAATAATCGGAAAACTGGCTTAAAGTAGATGGAAAGATTGTAGGGTCAAATACAGTATGTGTCCTGCAGATTTATACATATAAGTATGTGCAGAATGAAGAATGTCAATGTTTTAGGGTCATTAAAGCTTGCAAGGACCATGCGCAAATACTTTAAATCTTCAAtaatttaatgtaaatgaaaatgcccTTTTGTTTATTGTCTTATAATGAGAGTCAAGTGCTCTTTCTGCTATGAAAAAATTTGCAGCAATTCAGACATCTGGAGCGTATGTCCTCTGGGGTAATTCTTATATGATGGTAATCAGCAAGGTGAAAAGTTCACCATTCAAAAGTTGTTTGTTTAACAGTTTTTACATGCCTTTTGAAGTCTCCAGTAATGTGTTTTGGATTTCTCCCTGAGCTCGAAGCCAGGACccccctttgttttttttctcaccgtCTCTAATCCACTATCAATTTCATTTCAGCTGGACAGCAGGGGCTGTCCGTGGCTTTTGACCTCCCGACGCACCGCGGCTACGACTCCGATAACCCTCGAGTCCACGGAGATGTGGGCATGGCCGGGGTCGCTATCGACACCGTTGAAGACATGAAGATGCTCTTTGATGGAATCCCGCTGGAGAAGATGTCCGTGTCGATGACGATGAATGGAGCCGTCATTCCCGTGTTggccatgtttgttgtgaccGGAGAGGAGCAGGGCGTGTCGAAGGCCAAACTAACTGGCACGATTCAGAACGATATTTTGAAGGAGTTCATGGTACGCAACACCTACATTTTCCCCCCGGAACCTTCCATGCACGCCATTGCTGACATCTTCGCTTACACCACCAAGGTATGTACAACTTAATCTGCTTGTACGGTGCGAACTCTGTGTTACGCTGTTGGTTAAGTACGCGTCGCATTGGCATTTTTCACTGATGTGCGTTCTATGTTACCAGCACATGCCCAAGTTCAACTCCATATCCATCAGCGGCTACCATCTCCAGGAAGCTGGAGCTGACGCCATCCTGGAAGTAGCCTACACCATCGCTAACGGCCTGGAGTACTGCCGCACTGGTCTGAAAGCCGGCTTAACCATCGACGAGTTTGCGCCGAGGTACAAAATATTAGGATCTTTCCAAAGTGCTGGGGAGACCGGTTTGGATTTACATAGTTGTGGCGCACAGTTACAGCTGGATAACgtatattaaaacattttgatgaaggttctcaggcATCCAGTTTATGGTAAATCCActtgctgtatcgtaggcaactggaaaGTAACTTGAAGTTCCTTGAAGAtgtctcacctctcacccaagaggcttcttcagttctaactaactggagaggagttgcCAGCTTTTAAAACCCTGTGTGAGAGTgtttaacaactctgtaagaacacacccacacacgagtccagttgcctacgatacagcacatAGATATTCAAACATCATTAACCCGAGTCGGAGCTGTAATGTAAGAAGTTCAAACCTCTTTTCAATGTCTCAGATTTTCTAGCAAGAGAAAAGtggtgaaatatatatatatatattataaaaaaaaaaacctactgtGTGAAACGTCTTTGATATGATGTAGTCTTccgtgttgtgctggaagctgaGCTGAGCGTTAGTTAATGTTCGACGACCCTTTTTCCAAACCAAGATTAGctacagctgctctgtgataGCGGAGCAGAGCGAGGCGCTGAGGCGAGGCTTTCTAATGTGCATGAACGTGCATCATCGTTGGGACTGTCGTGGAAAATCTGACCCGAGTCCTTCAGGAAGAAATCGACAGTACAGCAGCGTGAAACAACTTACACAAGCCATCTGCAGGCTGGTACAGGCAACTGACGGAGACGGGGAATGTATCATATCAGCTGCAAAGAAAACGCTGGTTTCTTTTGTTACTTCGATGTTCAAAGTAACCTTCACCGGGAGACGACATAAACTGTGTCTCCTCTTCAGTCCAAATGTGTACTTCATGCTCTAGCACTTGCTATGTTGATAGCTTCGACGTTGTGCTCCTTGTCGGGTTTCTTTTGTTTCCCCTGCCCTCTTGCTATGGATCTATGCCATGGGTGACTTCCAGATCAATGCCTTGAGCAGGGACTGTTGTGCCTATGCAGAACACCAAGGCCATTTCAAGTCCGACTAAGACGTACATATGAAAGAGTAAATCGACCTTCTAAGCGTTATGTGGGTGTTTTTGTCCGACTTTGAGACTAACATGGACTGACTGTGTAAGAGCTTATCACTCTTGCACTTTTCTCAAGAGGCTGAAGTttgcgtgtttgtttgtgttgtgctaAACTTCTGCTAATCACCATAATGTTGACATGTCTGTCAGCCAATAACCAGCAGTCCAGGATTTATCCAGGCACTAACTAAATATTCTGTTGATGACTAAACTCCCAGACACTAAACCAGAGCGACAGTTGTGCCAACTATGATGTTGATCTTTTATTAAGATTCCTCTGACTCTGTGACTAAGGCGTGATAAATAATCATTCCAGCCACATTTAACTGGCAAACAAACACCTTCTCCTTTATTTATCGTATCAGCAGATGGTACTCTCAGACCGAATTAGCGTGCAATTAATGCCAGATGGAGAGGCTGCCAGTCAAACTACAAACGCGTCCGATTCTAATTTATACAAACACTTACCATAGAGCAAAACGCACAAGTGTTTCATGTTGATGTAACATATGAATTGAATAAAACGGGAAAAAGTTGGTAGGAAGGGACGACATGTATGCAGTATTTTTCGGCTGTATCTTGATATtctgaaatctcctcaaaagctgAGTCTACTTGCTGCTCCATAGAATTACATTTTCCCTGCCTGCTATAATCTAAATGAAGATATTTATGTAATGAATAGCAAGAGGTCTTTTCAGTCAGTTGCACaatctcccctccctcccctcccctctctcccctcccctctctcccctcccctccccttcatTCTTGTTCCTTGCGTTGTGTTACCTTTATTTCCTATTCACTCGTACCTCAGCAATCTCTTTTTCACCGCCTTTTCAATTACCGGGATAATAACAGTTGCGTGTGCATTCGGTCCTTAACAACAACCTCAGGGCCTAGTCCGGGTTGACCCCTCTCCACCTAAGGATCTCACAGAATGACTCACTTTAGAGATGTCTGGAGGCTTTTTCAACCAGAGCTTTTCTCTCTTTGCAGCGCATTTATTTCTGGTCATTCCTAGACCAACGAGCGGCGCTTACCCATGGTTTTAACAACACAAGCACATCTTGTTGATGCATCAAAAAATGTATGGCatcaaaaaaaaagcaaatttgCTTTGccaatttgcttttttttttgatgccgTGGTGATTACATTTATCATAAAAACCTTTCTGTGtcgaaaaaaaaagatagtGAATAGGTGTGGGAAGCAATCCTGATTAATTACAAACCCTTTTCAGCACTCTGTTATGAAAATAGGTGTAAATATATGACTTACCCAACCtggatatataaatatataaataagagGTATCATAGTAATTATAATTAAGGAACAACAATTAAACGAAACAGATCTTAATAGCAAAATGTCGAAGTGCCATATCCAAATCACAGGAGCTGCAGTTTTTGGATTAAGGTTAGATGTGTCACAACAAACCATtttgaataattattttttttaacaattgatCTCTAATCTTCTGTCTTGGTCTGTCTGTGCTGTCAGGTTGTCCTTCTTCTGGGGTATTGGGATGAATTTCTACATGGAAATAGCCAAACTGAGGGCAGCGAGGAAGCTGTGGGCCACGCTCATTCAAGAGAACTTCGAGCCCAAAAATGCcaagtctctcctcctccgcaCTCACTGCCAGACCTCAGGCTGGTCTCTCACTGAACAAGTAAATATAAGTCCTTAAAACGTTTAAAAAACTAATGTAAAAGTAATGAGCAGTAACTAGCTATCCTCCTCTTCTTAGGATCCCTACAACAATGTGGTCCGTACGGTGATTGAGGGCatggcagctgtgtttggggGGACCCAGTCCCTCCACACCAACTCCTTTGATGAAGCTCTGGGTTTGCCCACGGTGAAAAGCGCTCGCATTGCCAGGAACACCCAGATCATCATCCAGGAGGAGTCGGGCATCCCTAAAGTAGCCGATCCCTGGGGGGGCTCGCACATGATGGAGGCTCTCACGGATGACGTCTATAACACAGCTCTGAAGGTTTGtcaagaggacagagaggcaaCAGACTGGGCTTCCATCCAAAGTAGTCAGAATATTGTTTTAATGAAGAGTTTATTTTTCAGCCACAATTCAATCATGACAAACTGCTAATACTGCTGCAAATGCAAACCTTTTTACAACCTTGGTGTCTGGTGCAGTTTTTGTGAGGTAGACGTCATACACAAAGATAAATGTAGTAGTGTTGTAATCTCTCATCATGGAGTCATTCTGTTCagacctgtgtttttttttttttgtatagttCATTAAAGACATTGAAGAAATGGGAGGCATGGCGAGAGCCGTGGCGGAGGGCATTCCAAAACTTCGTATTGAAGAATGTGCTGCTCGCAGACAGGCCCGCATCGACTCAGGTACTGTATAAATAAATCATCCGCTCATTGCCTGAAAGAATCATCATTTTTGgattcaaacacacagtcatgcaCTGATGGCAGCGGCTTCCATGCAAGATGCAagcctgctcatcaggagcaatacAATTTGTAAAGTCTATAAGAGCCGCGtgattaaattgttttatcCCCATTTATGTTAGCCGGAcgctaaactggaagttagccggctcggtTGGTGGAAGTCTCTAGTGCTCCAGGTATTTTCATAGCCAGATAAGCAAGCTTTATTGGCTTCAGAAGAGATTTAACATAACATCCTTGAGTGCAGCATGTTACacagccatgtttctacagtagcccaaaacagacaaaccacATACTGGCTGTAGAGAGGTTCCTTGGATTTCATAGCGCTTTCAGCGACCACAGTGGTTTCTTCTATATGCTTTAAATGGGAGGGTGAGTAGaagggtattcagttggttgcagtctCGTTACTAGATGCCACTGAATCATCCTGTAAGAACACACTGGCCCTTTTAACTCAAACATATGCATGTTAAGACTTGCTAGACCTCGGGCAGTATGCAGGCATGGCTAGGCTCCCACAAGTGGAGGTCACACAAGCTCACAGCTTGAATCAAGCAGAGAATGCGTATGTTGTTCGAAGAGCTCGGCGATGTCACACAGATTGTGTGGCTTTATTTCATAATCCCCTGATGCCTTCCTGATGATATTCATTGCCCTTCTGAGTCACCCTGGAATAATGTCTTTGCTGCTGACCTTTTCCTATTCCACTTCAAATGGGCCTTGAATTATGATTGACCATGTTTGGCTCCCAGATGCAGGACGGTGTTTCCTCTATCATTCAATTGGGGGGCGGAGCGTCTTTTCTGCATTTCACTTACGAACTGTCCATGTTCCTCTCTCGTTTCCTTGGCGAGGGCGTTGCTTACACACACAGCATACAGACATATATACGCATATACACgcttttgttctgttgttgaaGTTAAGTAAAAGAATATCACTCTTGTAGTTGCTGCAatgctttcattttttgttctttctagGCTTATTATTTTTACCGAAAAAGAATAATTGCGATAGAAGCCACACTATAccagataaaaaaaaggttattgATCCCAGCTCTTGGGTAATCTTAACAGAATGCCCCGAGAAACAGGAACCGCAGCATCTACCAACAAAGTGTCCTCGCTCAGCCTCCCCATCTAGATAAGGTATAGATAACAAAAAGAATAATCGAAATGAGATTGAATCAAAATGgatatgtgtttatttatagaTTTATTTAAAGATAACAATTGTTGGAAGATCAAAAAGTTAACTTCCTGCAAGCTGCAGATACCTCACAAGCAAACATTCAGGCAACAGCAATATaagct
It contains:
- the fkbp1b gene encoding peptidyl-prolyl cis-trans isomerase FKBP1B, producing the protein MGVEVETISPGDGRTFPKKGQTCVVHYIGMLQNGKKFDSSRDRNKPFKFKLGKSEVIKGWEEGVGQMSLGQRAKITCTPDMAYGATGHPGVIPPNATLIFDVELLKIE
- the mmut gene encoding methylmalonyl-CoA mutase, mitochondrial, which gives rise to MLTAQRACAAMAARHLVRASVSSAHTQRCLIHTSIPCQDQAELLPEWVSLAKKQLKGKNPEDLIWRTPEGINIKPVYTQADSAGRPDELPGVFPYTRGPYPTMYTYRPWTIRQYAGFSTVEESNKFYKDNIKAGQQGLSVAFDLPTHRGYDSDNPRVHGDVGMAGVAIDTVEDMKMLFDGIPLEKMSVSMTMNGAVIPVLAMFVVTGEEQGVSKAKLTGTIQNDILKEFMVRNTYIFPPEPSMHAIADIFAYTTKHMPKFNSISISGYHLQEAGADAILEVAYTIANGLEYCRTGLKAGLTIDEFAPRLSFFWGIGMNFYMEIAKLRAARKLWATLIQENFEPKNAKSLLLRTHCQTSGWSLTEQDPYNNVVRTVIEGMAAVFGGTQSLHTNSFDEALGLPTVKSARIARNTQIIIQEESGIPKVADPWGGSHMMEALTDDVYNTALKFIKDIEEMGGMARAVAEGIPKLRIEECAARRQARIDSGAEVIVGVNKYRLTKEETVEVLAIDNTVVREKQIEKLKRVRQTRDPDVAKKCLAAIEECAKTREGNLLALAVEAARARCSVGEITDAMKTVFGEHKASTRMVSGAYRSEFGEHEEIAMTHNRVAEFKNQEGRNPRLLVAKMGQDGHDRGAKVIATGFADLGFDVDIGPLFQTPLEVAQQAVDADVHCVGVSTLAAGHKTLVPELIKELRKLNRPDILVICGGVIPPQDYEFLYQSGVCAIFGPGTRIPQAAVEVIDSIEKSLEKIRQAM